In Herbinix luporum, a single window of DNA contains:
- the istA gene encoding IS21 family transposase, protein MIGIEQYRKIQEYKALGLAQTRTAKALGITYSSVSKYWNMSEEDYVREAEKERYHMDNYRQYILEHLKICPQMRDTNIYIKLVEAFPDLQVKRATFYRYMKALREQHGYPHASKRKTSPREISPPGYEAQADFGQYKLKDMYGRIVRIYFFCMVLSYSRMKFVYFSPDPFTTKTAIKAHNYAFQYFGGRTQTILYDLDRVYVVSENLGNIIFVPAFEEYVKRIGYNVSLCRPRDPQSKGKVEEVIGYIKQSFLEGRIYTGIDSPNSAALAWLDREGNGRIHTVTRKVPREMFMEEQKYLFHVKPYSEVSSTVASFDKDGVVSYKGNRYLINTGMMDAHKRIRIEDDGEMFLFYDAETNDLLAKYPVTEDTGQLFKPEENYSRDRVSLTIIKQYFAEYEIAQEFIRRMEQQQSKYFNTHCIRLYRMTKFYTIGQLLNGIEYCIDTERCSAYELLAYLMYQYGEHIAKKFLPNQQYFNHLARSKEIRREIDG, encoded by the coding sequence ATGATTGGAATCGAGCAATACCGAAAAATCCAGGAGTACAAAGCACTTGGACTTGCTCAGACAAGAACCGCAAAAGCACTGGGGATAACCTATTCTTCTGTCAGCAAATACTGGAATATGAGCGAAGAAGATTATGTAAGGGAAGCTGAAAAGGAAAGGTACCACATGGATAACTATCGTCAGTACATATTGGAACATTTGAAAATTTGTCCACAAATGAGGGATACAAACATCTATATCAAATTGGTGGAGGCCTTCCCTGATCTACAAGTTAAACGAGCTACATTCTACCGCTATATGAAAGCCTTAAGAGAACAGCACGGGTATCCGCATGCCAGTAAACGTAAAACCTCACCCCGTGAAATTTCTCCGCCGGGATATGAAGCGCAGGCGGATTTTGGTCAATACAAACTTAAGGATATGTACGGGCGAATTGTACGAATATATTTCTTTTGCATGGTTCTGAGTTATAGCAGAATGAAATTTGTTTATTTTTCACCGGATCCCTTTACAACCAAAACAGCCATTAAAGCTCATAACTATGCATTCCAATATTTTGGAGGAAGAACACAGACTATTCTTTATGACCTTGACCGTGTCTATGTAGTCAGTGAAAATCTGGGGAATATCATATTCGTACCCGCCTTTGAAGAATATGTTAAGCGTATAGGTTACAATGTTTCGCTATGTAGACCAAGAGATCCTCAAAGTAAAGGCAAGGTTGAAGAGGTGATTGGATACATAAAGCAAAGTTTTCTTGAGGGCAGGATATACACCGGAATTGATAGCCCTAACAGTGCTGCCCTTGCATGGTTAGATAGGGAAGGCAACGGGCGAATACATACTGTGACCAGAAAAGTGCCGCGTGAAATGTTCATGGAAGAGCAAAAATACCTGTTCCATGTCAAACCTTATTCCGAAGTATCAAGCACTGTTGCCTCCTTTGATAAGGATGGAGTGGTAAGTTATAAAGGCAACCGTTATCTGATTAATACAGGTATGATGGATGCTCATAAACGCATTCGCATTGAAGATGATGGTGAAATGTTTTTGTTCTATGACGCTGAAACAAATGATTTATTGGCTAAATATCCAGTCACAGAAGATACCGGGCAGTTGTTCAAACCAGAAGAAAATTACAGCAGAGACAGGGTTTCTTTAACCATCATAAAACAATATTTTGCAGAATACGAAATAGCTCAGGAATTCATTCGCCGGATGGAGCAGCAACAGTCGAAATATTTTAATACACATTGCATTCGATTATACCGGATGACAAAGTTTTATACAATTGGACAATTGCTTAATGGAATAGAATACTGTATTGATACTGAACGCTGCAGTGCCTATGAGCTTTTGGCTTATCTCATGTATCAGTACGGAGAGCATATAGCTAAGAAGTTTTTGCCGAATCAGCAGTATTTTAACCATTTGGCGAGGAGTAAAGAAATAAGGAGGGAAATCGATGGCTGA